The window TATGACCTGGTGATCTGGGATTCAGGCACCTACCGCGACGAAGATGGCCTGTTCAGCCAGGACGCCGGGCGCATCATCGAGTATTTGGACGCCGGCGGCGATCTGCTCATCAACGGCTCGTCGCCCACGATCCTCGGCCCAGTCGAGTTGGCCCCGCTGGCGAACGTAACGATTGTGGCCGACGACCCGGTGCTGAGCGACGGCTTCGATGACGGCGATCTTCTGGAACTGGACGCCACCTATGAAGCGGCCATATCGGATAACACCAACACGGCCGCCAATGAGGTCATCTTTCTGGCCCGCGCGCCGGAAGAGGAAGGCGAGGGGGCGGTCGTCGCTCTGGCCGCCGACGCCATCAACCCCGGCGATCCGCAATCGATCATCCTGTTTGCGCCCTTTGTCGCCCTGCCGGCCGAGGCGCGCGCGCAACTATTAGCCAATATAATGGCTTGGTTTGGAATGGCATGACTTCACCTGACGTAATTTTCATCGTCCTGGATACGCAGCGGGCCGACCGGCTGGGCTGCTACGGCCACACGCGGCCGACCAGCCCCAATCTGGATCGCTTTGCCGCCGAGGGCGCGCTGTTCGAGCGCGCCGTCTCGCCCGCGCAATGGACGATCCCCAGCCACGCCTCGCTCTTCACCGGCCTGTATCCCACGGCCCACGGCGTGACGCAGTCGTCGCAAAGCCTCAGCGCCAACCGGCCGCATCTGGCCGAGGTGATGCGCCGTCTGGGGTATGAGACCATCGGCTTCTGCAACAACCCGCTGGTGGGGGTGCTGAACAACGGCTTCAAGCGCGGCTTCCAGACCTTCTACAATTACGGCGGGGCCTTTCCCAGTGTGCCCGACAGCTCCAACCCGTGGCCCTGGCCGGTCAGCCGCCTGGCCGAGAGCTACACCCAGTTCCTGCGGCGCATCTCCTACCCCATCCAGAACTTCGTCGGCCGCTCCGACCTGGCCTTCCGCATCTCGCTCCACGCCTGGCTGACGCCGCTGTGGTCTAAGATCGCCAATTTCAAGGGGCAGAACGAGCGCTCGACGCAGGACGTCGTCCAGTTTCTACAGGATCGTGAAGAGAACACGTCCGACCAGCCGTTGTTCCTCTTTATGAACCTGATGGAAACCCATCTGCCGTTCTGGGCGCCGGCCGAATTCGTTGACCGCATCGCCCCCTATTTCCGCCACAGCAAGGAAGCGCGGGCGATCATGCGCACCTGGAACCGCGAGGCGTATCGCTGGGCCGCGCCGCTGGCCGAGCCGCTGGACGAACTGGAAGAGCGGGTGCTGAAGGATATGTACGACGCCGAGGTCGCCTATCAGGATTACTATCTGGGCGCGCTTTTTGAGACGCTGGCGCAACGCCGCCGCAACCGGGACACGCTGACCATCATCGTGGCCGATCATGGCGACGGCCTGGGCGACCACAACTTTTTCGGCCACGCCTTTGTGGCCTATGACGAGTTGGTGCGTGTGCCGCTGATCATGCATTGGCCGGGCAAGGTGGCCGCCGAGACCCGCGTCGCCGCGCCGGTCAGCACCCGCCGCGTCTTCCACACCATCCTCGACGCCGCCGCGCCCACCGCCGAACAATCGCCCGCGCTCGATGAGGCGCTGGGCGACGACGCCGGCCACGCCCGCCGCCTCAGTCTGCGCCACACCCTGGCCGGGCGCGACCCGGAACAGGAAACGGCCTTCAGCGAAATCTACCCGCCGCTCAACTTCGTCAAGGCCATCGAATCGCGCCAGCCGGAATTGCTGGCCCGCTATCGCTGCCTGTCGCCCCGGCGGGCCGTCGTCCGCCCGGCGCGCGAGGACGCGGGCGCGCCGCTCAAACTCATCACCGTCGATGACACGCCGGAGGAACTCTACAATCTGGCCGCCGACCCGCCGGAAATGGATAACCGGCTGGCCGCCGACCCTCTCGTGGCCGCGGCGTTGGCCCTGGCCCTCGACCAGATGGCCCAACGCGCCGCGCGCGAACACGAGGCGCAACCGGCCGGCGCAACCGTCGAGCTGGACGGCGACGAATTGCTGCGGCAGCGGTTGCGCGGACTGGGCTATCTGGAATAATAAAGCCGCCGCCGGTCAGGGCCATGCAGCCCGCCACGCGGCATATCTTATCTTTGTAACGGGTGAAACATGCTGGACGGAATCAAAATCGACCCTATCGCCTTCACGATCCCCATCGGCGACGGGTTCCCCATCTATTGGTATGGCATCATCGTCACGATAGGCATCGCCATCGGCGTCCTGTGGGGCGCGCGCGAGATCGCCAAACGCAACCAGAACGTCGATGAGTTCTTCAACGGGCTGATTGTCGTCATCTTCAGCGGCTATCTCTTCGCTCGCCTGACCTACGTGCTGCTGGAGGTCTTCGCCGGGCGCGGCGCCCAATTCGAGACCTTTCTGGACGTAATCAACATTCGCTCGGGCGGCATCAACATCCTGGGCGGCTTCATCGGCGCGGCCATCGTTGGTTGGCTGTACCTTCGCTGGCGGCGGCTAAACTTCTGGCATTATGCCGACGTGGCCGGGCCGGCGGTGCTCATTGCCCAGGGCATCGGC is drawn from Candidatus Promineifilum breve and contains these coding sequences:
- a CDS encoding sulfatase, whose protein sequence is MTSPDVIFIVLDTQRADRLGCYGHTRPTSPNLDRFAAEGALFERAVSPAQWTIPSHASLFTGLYPTAHGVTQSSQSLSANRPHLAEVMRRLGYETIGFCNNPLVGVLNNGFKRGFQTFYNYGGAFPSVPDSSNPWPWPVSRLAESYTQFLRRISYPIQNFVGRSDLAFRISLHAWLTPLWSKIANFKGQNERSTQDVVQFLQDREENTSDQPLFLFMNLMETHLPFWAPAEFVDRIAPYFRHSKEARAIMRTWNREAYRWAAPLAEPLDELEERVLKDMYDAEVAYQDYYLGALFETLAQRRRNRDTLTIIVADHGDGLGDHNFFGHAFVAYDELVRVPLIMHWPGKVAAETRVAAPVSTRRVFHTILDAAAPTAEQSPALDEALGDDAGHARRLSLRHTLAGRDPEQETAFSEIYPPLNFVKAIESRQPELLARYRCLSPRRAVVRPAREDAGAPLKLITVDDTPEELYNLAADPPEMDNRLAADPLVAAALALALDQMAQRAAREHEAQPAGATVELDGDELLRQRLRGLGYLE